A region from the uncultured Macellibacteroides sp. genome encodes:
- a CDS encoding DUF1343 domain-containing protein, which translates to MKAIFWIFFLLCFPVIVPESMGAGPKGAPLKLGAERMEVVTRLLKGKQVGLVVNQTSVIEDGQVHLLDALLAKGIDVKKVFAPEHGFRGIEDAGQDVSDSRDLKTGIPIISIYGKNKKPSAQQLEGLDVVVFDIQDVGARFYTYISTMHYVMEACAENDKEFIVLDRPNPNDFIDGPVRQKGLESFVGVDPIPVLHGLTVGELAWMINEEGWLNSTPDSCKLKVVKMENWRHGDPYWLPVKPSPNLPNDQSIRLYPSLCFFEATNVSVGRGTFFPFQVIGYPDKKYGEFSFTPVPLTGLDTNPLQKNKTCYGVDLRELPFEGGLTLRFFLEFYKMAGKDQAFFFSRPAWFDLLAGTKQLRYQIVRGMNEKEIKASWQPELDKYRKMRKKYLLYKDYPTKK; encoded by the coding sequence ATGAAAGCTATATTTTGGATCTTTTTCTTGCTTTGTTTTCCTGTTATTGTACCGGAAAGCATGGGCGCTGGACCGAAAGGGGCTCCATTAAAACTGGGTGCCGAGCGGATGGAAGTAGTTACTCGATTACTAAAAGGTAAACAAGTAGGATTGGTTGTTAACCAGACTTCCGTAATTGAGGACGGACAGGTTCACTTGCTGGATGCTTTGCTTGCCAAAGGAATTGACGTGAAAAAGGTATTTGCCCCCGAACATGGATTCAGGGGAATCGAAGATGCCGGACAGGATGTTAGCGATAGCCGCGATCTGAAGACAGGGATTCCTATTATTTCTATCTATGGAAAAAACAAAAAACCTTCGGCACAGCAGTTGGAAGGGTTAGATGTTGTGGTGTTCGATATTCAGGATGTAGGCGCACGCTTTTATACATATATAAGCACTATGCATTATGTAATGGAGGCTTGTGCAGAAAACGACAAAGAATTTATCGTACTCGATCGTCCAAATCCCAACGATTTTATAGACGGACCAGTAAGACAAAAGGGGCTCGAATCTTTTGTCGGTGTGGATCCGATTCCGGTTTTGCACGGATTAACTGTTGGAGAGCTTGCCTGGATGATTAATGAAGAAGGATGGCTGAACAGTACTCCGGATTCTTGTAAACTTAAGGTCGTAAAAATGGAGAACTGGCGTCACGGCGATCCCTATTGGTTACCTGTTAAGCCATCGCCCAACTTACCAAATGACCAATCTATACGGTTGTATCCATCGCTTTGCTTTTTCGAAGCAACCAATGTTAGTGTAGGAAGAGGTACCTTCTTTCCTTTTCAGGTAATAGGGTATCCGGATAAGAAATACGGCGAATTCTCGTTTACACCGGTCCCGCTTACCGGATTAGATACAAATCCTCTTCAAAAAAACAAGACTTGTTATGGGGTTGATTTAAGGGAGCTTCCATTCGAGGGTGGATTAACTCTCCGTTTTTTTCTCGAATTTTACAAAATGGCTGGAAAAGATCAGGCCTTCTTCTTTTCGCGTCCGGCTTGGTTTGATCTGCTTGCCGGCACTAAGCAACTTCGCTATCAGATTGTGCGGGGTATGAACGAAAAGGAAATCAAAGCATCCTGGCAGCCCGAACTGGATAAGTATCGCAAAATGAGAAAAAAGTATTTGCTTTATAAAGATTATCCGACGAAAAAATAA
- a CDS encoding HDIG domain-containing metalloprotein has product MNPIDIIKKYYPSSSEAYHILVTHSRSVADKALEIARKHPELNLDLTFIEEAAMLHDIGIFLCNAPEIDCHGDAEYICHGYLGADLLRAEGYPKHALVSERHTGTGLSLEMIIERNLPVPHRDMQPESMEEQLICFADKFYSKTKLEKEKSVEKVRKGLVRFGDETLLRFDNWCKLFLGD; this is encoded by the coding sequence ATGAACCCGATCGATATAATCAAGAAGTATTATCCAAGCTCGTCCGAAGCTTATCATATACTGGTTACCCACAGCCGTTCTGTGGCAGACAAGGCGCTTGAAATTGCCCGCAAGCATCCGGAGCTGAATCTGGACCTTACTTTTATTGAAGAAGCGGCTATGCTTCATGATATAGGCATATTTCTTTGTAATGCACCAGAAATTGATTGCCACGGCGACGCTGAATATATTTGTCACGGGTATCTTGGTGCAGACCTTCTTAGGGCGGAAGGTTACCCAAAGCATGCTTTGGTAAGCGAACGGCACACTGGGACAGGTCTTTCGCTTGAAATGATTATTGAAAGAAACCTGCCTGTTCCTCATCGCGATATGCAACCCGAGTCGATGGAAGAACAGCTGATTTGTTTTGCCGATAAGTTTTATAGTAAAACGAAGCTGGAGAAAGAGAAGTCGGTCGAAAAGGTTCGAAAAGGGCTTGTTCGCTTCGGAGATGAGACGCTTTTACGTTTTGATAATTGGTGTAAACTCTTTTTAGGAGATTAA
- a CDS encoding putative LPS assembly protein LptD, with amino-acid sequence MFHTKKVLIILFVVLIWGVVTYAQGVRVASDSLSVAGQDTLVAPKDTLAVKQDSLLVADSTRKKKNALDAVVTYQAKDSIMMTAGNWAYLFGEGNVKYRQIELQSEVIEMNMDSSLVFAKFGLDSIGEEFGYPLFKDGDQQYESKTMRYNFGTKKGYITDVITQQGEGYVTAGRTKKMANNDMFMMGGKYTTCDDHDHPHFYLQLSKAKVRPKKNIVTGPAYLVIEDVPLPLAIPFGFFPFSDSYSSGVIMPTFGDEMDRGFFLRDGGYYFALSDYVDLALTGEIYTKGSWGLSARSAYKKRYKYSGNFNVSTLTTILGDKGLPDYSKSKDFKITWSHSQDAKSNPYRSFSASVNFATSSYDRNQLTNIYNQSSTTNTKGSSVSLSQRFPNSPLSLSATMNINQRSRDSSISVTLPDISVSLSRIYPFKRKNGVGKEKWFEKISMSYSGYLRNSIDTKENLLMKSSLVKDWKNAMQHTIPISATFNLFKYINISPSFNYTERWYTSKESFGWDNITNRQAIRDTTYGFYRVYNYNTSISASTTLYGFYKPLPFLGNKVEMIRHRFEPSVSFSASPDFSDPKYGFYENYAYMDENNEMVTVNYSPFTNQMFSTAPRGKQGSVSFAINNNVEMKIRSDQDSSGFKKISLIDKLSASMSYNMAADSFKWSDMSVGIRLKFSKSYTLNLNAMFDTYTYNEDGKRVNVPRWEAGKGFGRLRSTGTNFSYTLNNETLAKLFGGETKEDTDKEKEKERVIGEDGIAREVDAEDTETTTEGGRLREKKKEVGEFDADGYQANKVPWSLAFSYGMSLGYGDFNASTLEYKYKLTHNLSFNGNIQPTKNWRLNFNATYDFDTKKIAYMNCSVTRNLHCWQMSGSFMPIGPYKSYTFSIAVSSSLLKDLKYNQSSSYREGQSWY; translated from the coding sequence ATGTTTCATACAAAAAAAGTCCTTATCATATTATTTGTCGTGCTGATTTGGGGAGTTGTAACATACGCTCAGGGAGTTCGTGTTGCATCCGATTCCCTTTCTGTGGCAGGACAAGACACACTTGTTGCACCTAAAGATACGCTTGCTGTAAAGCAAGACTCTCTTTTAGTTGCCGACTCGACCCGTAAGAAGAAAAATGCCCTGGATGCGGTAGTAACCTATCAGGCCAAAGATTCGATTATGATGACAGCAGGTAACTGGGCTTATCTATTCGGAGAAGGAAACGTAAAGTACCGTCAGATAGAACTGCAGTCGGAGGTAATCGAAATGAACATGGACAGTAGTCTGGTGTTTGCCAAATTCGGTCTCGATTCCATTGGCGAGGAATTTGGATACCCGCTCTTTAAGGATGGCGACCAGCAATACGAAAGTAAAACCATGCGTTATAACTTCGGGACCAAGAAAGGCTATATCACCGATGTGATTACCCAACAAGGAGAAGGATATGTAACGGCAGGTCGCACAAAGAAGATGGCCAATAATGATATGTTTATGATGGGCGGAAAATATACCACCTGCGACGATCATGACCATCCGCACTTTTACCTGCAACTTTCCAAAGCAAAGGTCCGTCCTAAGAAAAACATAGTAACTGGTCCGGCTTATCTTGTAATAGAAGATGTACCGTTACCACTTGCCATTCCATTCGGATTTTTTCCATTCTCGGATAGTTACTCATCTGGTGTTATTATGCCAACTTTCGGCGACGAGATGGACCGTGGGTTCTTCCTGCGCGACGGAGGATATTACTTTGCTTTGAGTGATTATGTTGATCTGGCACTAACAGGCGAGATTTATACCAAAGGTTCGTGGGGATTATCAGCCCGTTCGGCTTACAAAAAACGATATAAGTATTCGGGAAACTTTAATGTTTCTACGCTAACCACCATTCTGGGTGATAAGGGATTGCCCGATTATAGTAAATCGAAAGACTTTAAAATTACCTGGTCGCATTCGCAGGATGCAAAATCCAATCCTTATCGTAGTTTTTCTGCCAGTGTGAACTTCGCGACCAGCAGCTACGACCGTAACCAGCTTACCAATATCTACAATCAGAGTTCAACAACCAATACAAAGGGGTCGAGTGTCAGTTTATCGCAACGCTTTCCCAATAGTCCCCTTAGTTTGTCGGCAACGATGAACATCAACCAGCGTTCGCGCGATTCCTCTATCTCTGTTACCTTGCCCGATATCTCTGTTTCTCTTAGCCGGATTTATCCGTTTAAACGGAAAAATGGAGTTGGTAAAGAAAAATGGTTCGAAAAAATCTCAATGAGTTATTCCGGTTATCTGCGTAACAGCATCGATACGAAAGAAAACCTGTTGATGAAATCGAGTCTTGTTAAAGACTGGAAGAATGCTATGCAGCATACCATTCCGATTTCAGCAACGTTCAATCTGTTTAAGTACATCAATATTTCGCCGTCGTTTAACTATACGGAAAGGTGGTACACAAGCAAAGAATCCTTTGGATGGGATAATATAACTAACAGACAAGCGATTCGGGATACTACCTATGGATTTTATAGGGTATATAACTATAATACCTCCATATCGGCTTCCACAACCTTGTATGGCTTTTACAAACCACTTCCTTTCTTGGGAAACAAAGTTGAAATGATTCGTCACCGCTTTGAACCATCGGTAAGTTTCAGTGCTTCGCCCGATTTTAGCGATCCTAAGTATGGCTTTTATGAAAACTATGCTTACATGGACGAGAATAACGAAATGGTAACAGTAAACTATTCGCCATTCACGAACCAAATGTTTAGCACGGCCCCCAGAGGCAAGCAAGGATCTGTAAGCTTTGCTATCAATAATAACGTGGAGATGAAGATTCGCAGCGATCAGGATTCGTCAGGGTTTAAAAAGATTAGTCTGATCGACAAATTGTCTGCGTCTATGAGTTATAATATGGCGGCCGACTCTTTTAAATGGAGCGACATGTCGGTGGGTATTCGTCTGAAGTTTTCTAAAAGCTATACCCTGAATCTGAATGCGATGTTTGATACGTATACTTACAACGAAGACGGAAAGAGGGTTAACGTACCCCGCTGGGAAGCCGGAAAAGGTTTCGGCCGACTTCGTTCCACTGGTACTAACTTCTCTTATACGCTGAATAATGAAACTTTGGCTAAATTATTTGGTGGCGAAACGAAGGAAGATACTGATAAAGAGAAAGAAAAGGAGCGTGTTATCGGAGAAGACGGAATTGCACGGGAAGTGGATGCTGAAGATACCGAAACAACTACTGAGGGCGGAAGGCTTCGTGAAAAGAAGAAAGAGGTTGGAGAGTTTGATGCTGATGGCTATCAGGCAAACAAAGTTCCATGGAGTTTGGCATTTAGTTACGGGATGAGCCTTGGTTATGGAGATTTCAATGCAAGTACGTTGGAGTACAAATATAAACTTACTCATAACCTGAGCTTTAACGGAAATATTCAGCCAACCAAGAACTGGCGCTTAAACTTTAATGCAACATACGATTTCGATACAAAAAAGATAGCCTATATGAATTGTAGTGTAACCCGTAATTTACACTGCTGGCAGATGTCTGGCAGCTTTATGCCAATAGGTCCGTACAAGTCTTATACCTTTTCTATCGCTGTTAGTTCGTCGTTGCTGAAAGACCTCAAGTACAACCAGAGCAGCAGTTACCGCGAAGGTCAGTCCTGGTACTAA
- the ung gene encoding uracil-DNA glycosylase, whose translation MDVKIEESWKEKLAGEFEKDYFRQLTGFVKDEYKRGTVYPPGPCIFEAFNACPFDQVKVVILGQDPYHEPGQAHGLCFSVQEGTTYPPSLVNIFKEIEQDLGITMPKSGNLSRWASQGVLLLNATLTVRAHQAGSHQNKGWEAFTDAVIHRLAEERQHIVYILWGAYAQKKGAFIDASRNLVLKSAHPSPLSSYRGFFGCKHFSKTNEYLEATGQTPISW comes from the coding sequence ATGGATGTAAAGATAGAAGAGAGTTGGAAAGAAAAACTGGCAGGTGAGTTTGAGAAGGATTATTTCCGGCAGCTTACTGGTTTTGTGAAGGACGAATACAAGCGGGGAACAGTTTATCCTCCGGGACCTTGTATTTTTGAGGCTTTTAATGCTTGTCCCTTCGATCAGGTAAAGGTGGTAATCTTGGGGCAAGACCCGTACCATGAACCTGGTCAGGCACATGGTCTTTGTTTTTCCGTACAGGAAGGCACAACTTATCCGCCTTCGCTTGTCAACATCTTTAAAGAAATAGAACAGGATTTAGGCATTACTATGCCTAAGAGCGGAAATCTTTCCCGTTGGGCCTCGCAAGGTGTGCTATTATTAAATGCAACGCTCACAGTAAGGGCTCATCAGGCTGGTTCGCATCAGAATAAGGGATGGGAAGCTTTTACGGATGCGGTGATACATCGTTTAGCCGAAGAGCGCCAGCATATCGTATATATTCTTTGGGGTGCTTATGCACAAAAGAAAGGTGCTTTTATTGATGCCTCACGCAATCTTGTGTTAAAGTCGGCACACCCTTCTCCCCTTTCTTCGTACCGGGGATTCTTTGGATGTAAACATTTCAGCAAGACAAACGAATACCTTGAGGCAACAGGACAAACGCCTATTTCCTGGTAA
- the asnA gene encoding aspartate--ammonia ligase, translating into MSYLIKPKGYKALLNLAQTEMGIKQIKDFFQQNLSSELRLRRVTAPLFVLKGMGINDDLNGVERAVSFPIKDLDDARAEIVHSLAKWKRLTLADYKIEEGYGIYTDMNAIRSDEELGNLHSLYVDQWDWERTIRKEDRTIDFLKEIVCRIYAAMVRTEYLVYEMFPEIKPILPRDIFFIHSEELLQLYPTLSPKEREDEITKQYGAVFIIGIGGELSNGEKHDGRAPDYDDWTTLTENGLNGLNGDLLVWNDILGRSFELSSMGIRVDKEALIRQLSLCDADEKKDLYFHQRLLNDELPLSIGGGIGQSRLCMFYLRKGHIGEIQASIWPEEMRKEALEAGMPLI; encoded by the coding sequence ATGAGTTACTTAATTAAACCTAAGGGTTACAAGGCTTTGCTTAACCTGGCACAAACCGAAATGGGAATAAAACAGATAAAAGATTTCTTTCAACAGAATCTTTCTTCCGAATTACGTTTGCGTCGTGTTACAGCGCCATTATTTGTCCTGAAAGGAATGGGAATTAATGATGATTTGAATGGCGTTGAACGCGCTGTTTCGTTTCCCATCAAAGACCTTGACGATGCCAGAGCCGAAATTGTTCATTCACTGGCTAAGTGGAAAAGACTCACTTTAGCTGATTATAAAATTGAAGAAGGTTACGGAATCTACACGGATATGAACGCCATCCGTTCTGATGAAGAACTTGGAAACCTACATTCATTATACGTTGATCAGTGGGACTGGGAACGAACAATACGGAAAGAAGACCGTACTATCGATTTCCTTAAAGAAATTGTATGCCGTATTTATGCCGCTATGGTTCGAACAGAATACCTGGTATACGAAATGTTTCCGGAAATTAAGCCGATACTTCCCCGTGATATATTCTTTATCCATTCGGAAGAACTACTTCAGCTGTATCCTACCCTTTCTCCGAAGGAACGGGAAGACGAAATAACAAAGCAATATGGTGCCGTATTCATTATTGGTATAGGTGGTGAACTGAGTAACGGCGAAAAGCACGATGGCCGTGCTCCGGACTATGACGACTGGACTACTCTTACTGAGAACGGACTGAATGGTCTTAACGGCGATTTACTTGTATGGAACGACATTCTGGGACGTTCTTTTGAACTGTCATCGATGGGTATTCGTGTGGACAAAGAAGCGTTGATTCGTCAGCTCTCTTTGTGTGACGCGGACGAAAAGAAAGACCTTTATTTTCATCAACGGTTACTAAACGATGAATTGCCTCTAAGTATAGGTGGTGGCATCGGGCAGTCTCGCTTGTGCATGTTTTATCTTCGCAAGGGTCATATTGGTGAGATACAAGCAAGTATCTGGCCGGAAGAGATGCGTAAGGAAGCGCTGGAAGCCGGTATGCCGCTTATCTAA
- a CDS encoding 6-bladed beta-propeller, whose translation MKQINGFLAAILLVVFVGCGGNKQSNDDLIIVDVSKNYPKKELILQNFMDVEYIVLETTDEFLTQGLVRDVGKECLLVTNRNNDGDILIFDRKTGKGLRKINRQGQGGEEYARINDLILDESNGEIFVESLGNKILVYDLYGGFKRCLNLDREVSSVFNYDKHNLICYDMSDYHSKGEDRTRSYHVIISKQDGSITREIFIPFKTINTPIVTVGDNFVANYSYEIRLSHGEWTLIETSSDTLYHYAPDGTLSPFISRIPSTHTMVPEVFLYMGICTDRYCFMQTVKNVFNFEKGNGFYTDELVYDKEEKALFQVAVYNGDYAEKRPVAMTASPVNREIEDVTSLNASRLVEIYKKNQLKDGKLKEIASRLDEEDNPVIMLVKQKK comes from the coding sequence ATGAAACAAATTAATGGATTTTTAGCAGCCATTCTGTTGGTGGTATTTGTAGGGTGTGGAGGAAACAAACAATCCAATGATGATTTAATAATCGTTGATGTTTCGAAAAACTATCCTAAAAAAGAGCTGATTCTTCAGAATTTTATGGATGTGGAATATATTGTCCTGGAAACCACCGACGAGTTTCTTACACAAGGTTTGGTACGAGATGTAGGAAAAGAGTGCTTATTGGTTACAAATAGGAATAATGATGGGGATATCTTAATTTTTGACAGAAAAACCGGTAAAGGATTAAGGAAGATAAACCGGCAAGGGCAAGGGGGGGAAGAATATGCAAGGATTAATGATCTGATTCTTGATGAAAGCAATGGCGAAATATTCGTAGAGTCGCTGGGGAATAAAATCCTGGTGTACGATCTTTACGGAGGATTCAAAAGGTGTTTGAATCTTGATCGGGAAGTTTCATCTGTTTTTAACTATGACAAACATAATTTGATTTGCTACGACATGTCGGATTATCATAGCAAGGGAGAGGATAGAACCAGATCATACCATGTTATCATATCAAAACAGGATGGAAGTATTACCCGAGAAATCTTTATTCCTTTCAAAACGATTAACACACCGATTGTGACTGTTGGAGATAACTTTGTAGCAAATTATTCTTACGAAATACGACTAAGCCACGGCGAATGGACACTTATAGAGACATCATCCGATACATTGTATCACTATGCACCGGATGGTACATTAAGCCCCTTTATATCAAGAATCCCCTCCACACATACCATGGTCCCTGAAGTTTTTCTTTATATGGGTATTTGTACTGATCGTTATTGTTTTATGCAAACCGTTAAAAATGTATTTAATTTTGAAAAGGGTAACGGATTCTATACTGATGAACTGGTGTACGACAAAGAAGAAAAAGCTCTATTCCAAGTTGCCGTATACAACGGTGACTATGCAGAAAAAAGACCTGTAGCGATGACAGCGTCACCCGTTAATCGTGAAATCGAAGACGTCACTAGTTTAAATGCATCCCGGCTTGTTGAGATTTACAAGAAAAACCAACTTAAAGATGGCAAATTGAAAGAAATCGCCTCGAGGTTGGATGAGGAAGACAATCCGGTGATTATGTTGGTAAAGCAAAAGAAATAG
- a CDS encoding DoxX family protein, whose translation MIQKFLFPSKPDATGYSILLLGFRILFGILMMTHGLQKWDNFDALSATFPDPVGVGSTISLSLAIFAEVICSVAFILGALYRLALIPLIFTMVIAFFVIHGADPFGVKEPAFIYLVVYVMMYIAGPGKFAVDRLLVKKKRSR comes from the coding sequence ATGATACAAAAATTTCTTTTCCCTTCGAAGCCCGACGCAACAGGTTACTCTATTCTATTACTCGGATTCAGAATCCTGTTCGGTATATTAATGATGACACACGGTTTACAAAAGTGGGATAATTTCGATGCATTATCGGCCACATTTCCCGACCCTGTGGGAGTAGGCAGTACCATATCCCTTAGCCTGGCTATTTTTGCAGAAGTAATCTGTTCGGTTGCCTTTATACTGGGAGCGCTTTATCGGCTGGCGCTAATTCCATTGATATTCACCATGGTAATTGCATTCTTTGTAATACATGGCGCAGATCCCTTTGGCGTGAAAGAACCCGCGTTCATTTACCTTGTGGTTTACGTAATGATGTATATCGCAGGACCAGGAAAGTTTGCCGTAGACCGCCTGTTGGTTAAAAAGAAACGTTCGAGGTAG
- a CDS encoding HAMP domain-containing sensor histidine kinase codes for MKLPNKYIYILKIAFIVVLSLGGVWLFMKALYFCSTLALAGIVGLAYSLYFDRKKLIERMEQMIAGIHHADFSSHFSNIDSNDEIYNLSNKMDEALEVFRNRMRDSMMDETETKAWQKLISVLTHEIMNSIAPILSLSETLSEREIRKNADTEEYRIMKQAMETIHRRSKGLLSFVENYRKLTRVPQPTLQTIDVDKLLKSLHQLVASENIHFSYTVYPVRLMLNADRSMVEQVLINLIKNAHEACVNQVKPQIEIKAAKIGPEVQITVSDNGTGISPEAIDKIFIPFYSTKQNGSGIGLSLCRQIMVRHEGKIGVHSDEKTTCFTLHFPSLISFKKE; via the coding sequence ATGAAACTGCCTAACAAATATATATATATTCTTAAGATCGCTTTTATCGTGGTATTATCCTTAGGGGGTGTATGGCTATTTATGAAAGCACTCTATTTTTGTAGCACATTGGCGTTGGCAGGAATTGTTGGCTTGGCCTATTCGCTGTATTTCGACCGCAAAAAATTGATTGAAAGAATGGAGCAAATGATTGCCGGAATCCATCATGCCGATTTTTCCTCGCATTTTTCCAATATCGATTCCAATGACGAGATTTATAACCTGTCCAATAAAATGGACGAGGCTTTGGAAGTTTTTCGAAACCGTATGCGCGATTCCATGATGGATGAGACGGAAACAAAAGCCTGGCAAAAACTAATAAGTGTGCTTACTCACGAAATAATGAACAGCATTGCCCCTATCCTTTCGTTATCGGAAACCTTAAGTGAGCGTGAAATTAGAAAAAATGCGGATACTGAAGAATATCGCATAATGAAACAGGCAATGGAGACTATTCACCGCAGGAGTAAGGGACTGCTCTCTTTTGTTGAGAATTATCGTAAACTAACCCGTGTACCTCAACCAACCCTGCAAACCATAGATGTAGATAAGTTGTTAAAATCACTACATCAACTAGTTGCATCGGAAAATATTCATTTTTCTTATACCGTTTATCCCGTGCGTTTAATGCTAAATGCTGATAGGAGCATGGTTGAACAGGTTCTTATAAATCTTATAAAAAATGCCCACGAAGCATGCGTTAACCAAGTTAAACCTCAAATTGAGATAAAAGCGGCAAAGATAGGTCCGGAAGTGCAAATTACAGTCTCCGACAATGGAACAGGTATTTCTCCAGAGGCAATCGACAAAATTTTTATCCCTTTTTATTCAACTAAACAAAACGGATCCGGTATCGGACTAAGCCTTTGCCGACAAATTATGGTTCGCCACGAAGGGAAAATAGGAGTTCATTCTGATGAGAAAACAACCTGCTTTACATTACATTTCCCATCGTTGATTTCCTTCAAAAAAGAGTGA
- a CDS encoding sigma-54 dependent transcriptional regulator, whose protein sequence is MHKQGNILIVDDNEDILFALNLLLQPHVEKVKVTTQPERIEHFISTFHPDVILLDMNFNRDASSGQEGFFWLEKIKKADPDTVVIFITAYADTDKAVRAIKAGATDFISKPWEKEKLLATVAAALELRKSKSEISNLKQQVAALESNHILPEIIGESQAMQKLFGTIEKLKDTDANIFILGENGTGKDLIAHLLYTNSPRAGKSFVHIDLGSIPEQLFESELFGYVKGAFTDAKKEKQGRFEIASGGTLFLDEIGNLLPAMQSKLLTVIEKKHIIRLGAITPTPINVRLICATNADIHEMVAKGEFRQDLLYRINTIELHIPPLRERGNDILLLANHFTQCYARKYKKEIRSLSASASRKLKEYNWPGNVRELQHAIERAVILCSGYILNADDFLFKPMPSYKKAEESFNLETVEKNTIERALGLSNGNMNQAADLLGISRFALYRKISKYEK, encoded by the coding sequence ATGCATAAACAAGGTAACATACTGATTGTAGACGACAACGAAGATATTCTGTTCGCGCTTAACCTGCTTTTACAACCACATGTAGAAAAGGTGAAAGTAACTACGCAACCCGAACGTATCGAACATTTCATTTCAACGTTTCATCCGGATGTTATTCTGCTGGATATGAATTTCAATCGTGATGCAAGCAGCGGACAAGAGGGTTTCTTTTGGCTCGAAAAAATCAAAAAGGCAGATCCGGATACTGTGGTTATCTTCATTACCGCTTATGCCGATACCGACAAAGCCGTTAGAGCAATCAAGGCGGGTGCTACCGATTTTATATCCAAACCCTGGGAAAAGGAAAAACTGCTTGCGACAGTTGCTGCGGCCCTGGAACTCCGAAAAAGCAAGAGCGAGATATCCAATCTCAAGCAGCAGGTAGCAGCATTGGAAAGCAACCATATCTTACCGGAAATTATAGGTGAAAGCCAGGCAATGCAAAAGTTATTCGGGACCATCGAAAAATTAAAAGATACAGATGCCAATATCTTTATTCTGGGTGAGAACGGTACCGGAAAAGACCTAATAGCCCATTTGCTGTACACCAACTCGCCACGGGCCGGCAAATCGTTCGTTCATATTGATTTGGGGAGTATACCAGAACAACTGTTTGAAAGCGAGCTTTTCGGGTATGTGAAAGGAGCCTTTACCGATGCTAAGAAAGAGAAGCAGGGGCGTTTTGAGATTGCATCCGGAGGCACTCTTTTCTTGGATGAAATTGGGAACTTGTTACCGGCCATGCAATCTAAACTGCTTACGGTTATTGAGAAGAAGCATATTATTCGTCTTGGTGCCATCACTCCTACCCCCATTAATGTACGCCTTATTTGTGCGACAAATGCAGATATTCATGAAATGGTTGCGAAAGGTGAATTCAGACAAGACCTTTTGTATCGCATCAATACCATTGAGCTACATATACCGCCGCTTCGCGAGCGAGGAAACGATATACTACTGCTTGCCAATCACTTTACGCAATGTTACGCAAGAAAATACAAAAAGGAGATCAGAAGTCTTTCAGCGTCTGCCTCGCGTAAACTCAAGGAATACAACTGGCCGGGAAATGTGCGCGAATTACAACATGCCATTGAACGCGCAGTAATTCTTTGTTCTGGATATATCCTTAATGCAGACGATTTCTTGTTTAAACCAATGCCTTCTTACAAGAAAGCGGAGGAAAGTTTTAATCTGGAAACAGTAGAAAAAAATACGATTGAGAGGGCTTTAGGTCTGAGCAACGGAAACATGAATCAGGCAGCAGACTTATTGGGAATCTCTCGTTTTGCCCTGTATCGTAAAATAAGTAAATACGAGAAGTAG